The genomic DNA ACTGGCTGCCTGCGCAGCCGACCGGAAAGCGCGGCGTGGTGCTGGTGCACGGCTTCATGTGCAACCGGGGCCTGTGGTTGCCGTGGTTCGCGCCATTGCAAGCCCGGGACCATGCCCATGTGGCGGTGAACCTGGAGCCGGTGATGGGCTCGATTGACGAGTACGCCGACATCATCGAAGAGGCCGTGCGCAAGGTGACGGCGGCCACGGGCCAGGCGCCGGTGTTGCTGTGCCACAGCATGGGCGGGCTGGCGGTGCGGGCCTGGCTGCGCGCGCACCAGGCGGACGGGCGGGTGCACCGGGTGCTGACGCTGGGCACGCCGCATGGGGGCACGTGGCTCGGGCGCTTCAGCCGGGCGGTGAATGGGCGGCAGATGAGTCTGGCGGGGGACTGGGTGGTGGCGCTGCAGCGGGCCGAGCCGGCGGGGCGGGCGGCGTTGTTCACGTGCTGGTACTCCAACTGCGACAACATCGTGTTCCCGGCGAGCACCGCAGCGTTGCCAGGGGCGGACAACCGGTTGGTGGAGGGCGTCGCGCATGTGCAGATGGCGTTTGACCCTGGGGTGATGGAGGCTTGTCTGGAGGAGATAGGTCGAGGGTGATTCTGTGAGTTTTTTTGACTGCTTGCGCTTTTCTATAAAGCGTTGATAGCTATCAATTTTGTAGTTTTTGTTAGGTGTGCTGATTTAGCCGTATGCCTTTGCTGAGGACGGGAGCCGGGTTGTCGCCCCGGCAGGCGAGTAACTTTCTTTTGCTTCGCCAAAAGAAAGTCACCAAAGAAAAGGCGACCCCCAGTCTGCGACCCCTGCGCTTTGCTCCGGGGCAAACCTGCGTCGTGTCGGTTGCGGGGTGCGCCGTGGAACTCGCTTTGCGCTGCGCGCGCCGCTCAGACAGCCACGGCGAGTCAGAGCACGAAGCATGGGCGCTGCGACGCCCATGCCACCCCGCAACCGCCCCGCCGCAGGCGCAGCCAGCAGGGGGTGGACAGCAGAACATCCAAACAACCGAACAGCCGGACATCCCTTCGGGCCATCGCTGCGCTCGGCCCAGTTTGCGCAGCGCGTGGCGCTTGCACCCGCGAGAGGGGGCCGAGCGAAGCAATGGCCCGTGTGGATGTCCGTTTCTGGGTTCCCTTCTGCGCGTGCCGAGAAGCGCAGGGCAGGGGGTGCGTGCGTGTGCCGAAGGACACACGCACTTCGTGTACTGACTTGCCGCAGTTGTTTGAACGGAGCGCGTAGCGCGCAGTGAGTTCTGCGGCGCACC from Acidovorax sp. A79 includes the following:
- a CDS encoding esterase/lipase family protein, with the protein product MIARWQRTLLLFILLTMAAWLVWQWPHSPLRAVLGALLPLGIYLAVMAVEFVLMHLTNRQDAAPRARLSQVLAAWWAEVWVALMVFGWRQPFRHQSLPDWLPAQPTGKRGVVLVHGFMCNRGLWLPWFAPLQARDHAHVAVNLEPVMGSIDEYADIIEEAVRKVTAATGQAPVLLCHSMGGLAVRAWLRAHQADGRVHRVLTLGTPHGGTWLGRFSRAVNGRQMSLAGDWVVALQRAEPAGRAALFTCWYSNCDNIVFPASTAALPGADNRLVEGVAHVQMAFDPGVMEACLEEIGRG